In one Zalophus californianus isolate mZalCal1 chromosome 10, mZalCal1.pri.v2, whole genome shotgun sequence genomic region, the following are encoded:
- the NHLH1 gene encoding helix-loop-helix protein 1 produces MMLNSDTVELDIPPTHSETESGFSDCGGGAGPDGAGPGGPGGGQARGLEPGEPGRKDLQHLSREERRRRRRATAKYRTAHATRERIRVEAFNLAFAELRKLLPTLPPDKKLSKIEILRLAICYISYLNHVLDV; encoded by the coding sequence ATGATGCTCAACTCAGACACGGTGGAGCTGGACATACCTCCCACCCACTCCGAGACCGAGTCAGGCTTCAGCGactgcgggggcggggcgggccccgacggggctgggcctgggggtcCCGGAGGGGGCCAGGCCCGGGGCCTGGAGCCCGGAGAGCCCGGCCGGAAAGACCTGCAGCACCTGAGCCGGGAGGAGCGGCGGCGCCGGCGCCGGGCCACGGCCAAGTACCGCACGGCCCACGCCACGCGAGAGCGAATCCGCGTGGAAGCCTTCAACCTGGCCTTCGCCGAGCTGCGCAAGCTGCTGCCCACGCTGCCCCCCGACAAGAAGCTGTCCAAGATCGAGATCCTGCGCCTGGCCATCTGCTACATCTCCTACCTGAACCACGTGCTGGACGTCTGA